A genome region from Trueperaceae bacterium includes the following:
- a CDS encoding DUF1801 domain-containing protein — ALMAHAKWVSLVFMRATELDDRSGLLEGTGKALRHVKLRSLEELEACRAALCDLVAQARRLNAG, encoded by the coding sequence AGCGCTGATGGCGCATGCCAAGTGGGTCTCGCTGGTGTTCATGCGGGCTACCGAGCTTGACGACCGGTCCGGTCTTCTGGAAGGTACCGGCAAGGCGCTGCGCCACGTGAAGTTGAGGTCGCTCGAGGAGCTGGAGGCGTGCCGGGCCGCACTGTGCGACTTGGTAGCTCAGGCGAGGCGGCTGAACGCCGGCTGA